The Naumannella cuiyingiana DNA window CCCCGAACTCGACGCGCACGCCGGTGACGTCGCCGAGACCGGTCTCGGACCAGGTCCGGACCCGGTCGGCCGCCTGCGTGATCGGCGTACCGTCGGCATCGCGGACGCGGACATCGCCGCGCAGCAGGGTACGCAGCTCGCCGTCGGCCCAGAAGAACACCGCCAGCCCGGGCGCCGCGTCGGCGCCCAACCGCGCCAGCTCGCCGACCAGCTCATCGATCGAGACCGCGGACAGCACCGCATCCCACAGCGCCGCAGGGTCGGCATCGCCGGGAGCCAGCGCCACCAGCGACGCGGGCCCGGACAGCACGACCCAGTCGCCGGGCAGATAACCGGCCCGCCAGCTTCCGACGGTAGATCCGGTAGCGGCTTGGTTCGTCATCAGGCGTCCACCCTCTTCTTGTTCGCATCGACGTCCACGACCATGATCGAGACATTGTCCTGCGCCTTGGCGGCCAGGGCCAGCCGGAGCAGCTCGTCGACCACCTGTCGGGGCGACACCCGGCGGGTCGCGACCTCCTGCAGTTGCGCAAAGCTGGCGCTGGTCAACAGCCCGTCCGAGCACAGCAGCAGCCGCTCCCCGGCGACCATCGGCACGGTCCAGTGATCGGGGCGGTAACTCTCGGCGGCGCCGACCGCGCGGGTCACGACGTGCCGCTCCGGATGGGATTCGGCCTCGGCCGGGGTGATCACCCCGGCATCGATGAGCTCCTGTACCCGCGAGTGATCAACGGTGACCTGCTGCAGCTCGCCGCCGTCCGGCTCGACCCGGTAGATCCGGGTGTCGCCGATGTTGAACAACGCCCACTGCGGCCCGCCGGGCGCATCGATGGCGACCGCGCCGCAGACCGTCGAACCGGACTGCCGCCCCCCGTTCAGGGCCTGCAGCCGGCGGACCCGCTCGTGCGCGGCGTCCAGGGTGGCCGCCACGTCGCGGGGCGTGATGGTGCGCTGCAGCGCCAGCAGCGCGAACTCCTCGACGACGAGCGAACTGGCCATCGCGCCCGCGGTCGCCCCGCCGATCCCGTCCGCCACCACGAAGCAGGGGTCCTTGGCGAGGATGTTGTCCTCGTTCACCTCGCGCACGGCGCCGGCATGGGTCACCGCGGATTGTTCGAGCCGAAACACGGACCTCACAATAGGGCCATCGGGGCCCCGGGGGTCAGGCCCGGCGGGCATCGGCCGGGCTGGTGCAAGATGGCGGCCGTGGACCCCGTCGACGCGCTGATCATGGACGAGGCGGGCCCGGCCGGGCGTACCCTCGCGATCGATGCGCCCGCATTGCCGGCCGACCGGTACCGCGCGGACCGGGCCGAGACGCCGGGCGCGGGCCTGCTGACGCGGGCCGATCTGGTCAGCATCGACACCGTGCTGCTGCGGCTGCCCCGGGCACTGTCGGCGCTGGACGAGCTGGCCGAGCGGATCGCGGCCTGGGGCGAACCGGGGGTTCGGGTGGTCGCCGGCGGGCGGGTGAAGCACATGACGCATGGCATGAACGAGGTGCTGGCGCGACACTTCGGCGAGGTCCGGGCCAGCCGCGGGCGACAGAAGGCCCGGGTCCTGCACGCCTCCGATCCGCACCGACCGGCCGCGCTGAGCTGGCCGCGGTCGCGCCGCGACGACGATCTCGATCTGACGGTGGTGGCGCATGGCGCGACCTTCGGCACCAACCGCCTGGACGCGGGTACGCGGCTGCTGGCCGGCGCGCTGGAGCTGGCACCCGGCGAAAGACGGCCGGCGGTCGACCTGGGGTGCGGTTCGGGCATTCTCGCGGCGCTGCTCGCGCGCCGGGGGTACACCGTGACCGGGCTCGACGTCTCGGCCGCCGCGTGCGCCTCGACGGCCGCGACCGCGGCGGCCAACCGGCTCGCCGTGCGGGTGCTGCATGCCGATGCCGCCGACGGGCTGCGGGTGGGGCAGGCGGCCGTGATCGTCTGCAACCCGCCGTTCCACGTCGGCGCGGCGAAGGACTCCTCGCCGGCCTTCGCGATGTTCGATGCGGCCGGCGCGGGGCTCGCGCCGGGCGGGGAGTTCTGGTGTGTGTTCAACTCCCATCTGCCCTATCTGCCCGCGCTGCGCCGCGCGATCGGGCCGACCGGGATCGTGGCCCGCGACCGGGCCTACACCGTGACCCGCAGCGTCCGTGCATAGCTCACCTGCGCGCCCGAGCGCGCGGCACGGGACGCTAGCGTTTGCCGCGTGCTCGTCTCCGCGGCCTCGCCCCGACCGATCCCGGCGCCACCCGGGGCCACGACCGTGGATCTGGCCGGCCTGCACGGCTGGTGGGCCCGGGGCGCGGCCGCGCCGCCGGACGGGGCCGACACCTGCACGATCGACGGGCCGCTCGCCGACCTCGGCCCCGGCCTGGTGGTGCTGGACGTCGACTCGACGCTGATCACCGCCGAGCAGATCGAGCTGCTCGCCGAGCACGCGGGCACCCGCGAGCGGGTCGCGGCGATCACCGAGCGGGCGATGCGCGGCGAGCTGGACTTCGCGGCGAGCCTCGCCGAGCGGGTCGCCACCCTGGCCGGCGTACCCGCGAGCGCGCTCGCCGAGGTCGGCGCGAGGATCGAGCTCTCCCCCGGGGCCGCAGACCTCGTCGCCGCGGTCCGGCGCAGCGGCGGGCAGGTCGGCCTGGTGTCCGGCGGCTTCGCCGAGATCGTCGAGCCGCTCGCGGCCGGTCTGGGCATCGAGCTCGTCCGCGCCAACCGACTGGAGACCCGCGACGGCGCGCTGACCGGCCGCACCACCGGCCCGGTGATCGACCGGCCGGCCAAGGCGCGTCACCTGCGCGAGTACGCGGCGGCGCTCGGCGTACCGCTCGAACGCACCGTCGCGATCGGTGACGGCGCCAACGATCTGGACATGCTGCACGCGGCGGCGCTCGGGATCGCCTATTGCGCCAAGCCGGTCGTGGCCGCCGCCGCCGACGCCGCGATCACCTTTCCGCGGCTGGACGCGGCCCGGATCTTCCTCGGCCTGGACTGACCACGCGCCGAGAAGCGCCACCCCGCGCACGGCCCTGGCCTACCCTCGCGGCCATGGCGTACGGCTTCAACACCCGCGCACTCCGCGTCCCCCACGATCCGCTGACCGGGTCGGTGGTGCCCCCGATCCACCAGACGAGCACCTACGTCCAGGACGCCGTCGGCACGCTGCGCGGCGGCTACGAGTACTCCCGCGTCGCCAATCCGACCCGCACCGCGCTGCAGGACCAACTCGCCTCGCTCGAGGGGGC harbors:
- a CDS encoding methyltransferase codes for the protein MAAVDPVDALIMDEAGPAGRTLAIDAPALPADRYRADRAETPGAGLLTRADLVSIDTVLLRLPRALSALDELAERIAAWGEPGVRVVAGGRVKHMTHGMNEVLARHFGEVRASRGRQKARVLHASDPHRPAALSWPRSRRDDDLDLTVVAHGATFGTNRLDAGTRLLAGALELAPGERRPAVDLGCGSGILAALLARRGYTVTGLDVSAAACASTAATAAANRLAVRVLHADAADGLRVGQAAVIVCNPPFHVGAAKDSSPAFAMFDAAGAGLAPGGEFWCVFNSHLPYLPALRRAIGPTGIVARDRAYTVTRSVRA
- a CDS encoding protein phosphatase 2C domain-containing protein, which produces MFRLEQSAVTHAGAVREVNEDNILAKDPCFVVADGIGGATAGAMASSLVVEEFALLALQRTITPRDVAATLDAAHERVRRLQALNGGRQSGSTVCGAVAIDAPGGPQWALFNIGDTRIYRVEPDGGELQQVTVDHSRVQELIDAGVITPAEAESHPERHVVTRAVGAAESYRPDHWTVPMVAGERLLLCSDGLLTSASFAQLQEVATRRVSPRQVVDELLRLALAAKAQDNVSIMVVDVDANKKRVDA
- the serB gene encoding phosphoserine phosphatase SerB: MLVSAASPRPIPAPPGATTVDLAGLHGWWARGAAAPPDGADTCTIDGPLADLGPGLVVLDVDSTLITAEQIELLAEHAGTRERVAAITERAMRGELDFAASLAERVATLAGVPASALAEVGARIELSPGAADLVAAVRRSGGQVGLVSGGFAEIVEPLAAGLGIELVRANRLETRDGALTGRTTGPVIDRPAKARHLREYAAALGVPLERTVAIGDGANDLDMLHAAALGIAYCAKPVVAAAADAAITFPRLDAARIFLGLD